In Thermodesulfobacteriota bacterium, the genomic stretch TCGCTTCGCGTCGAGCAGCTCCTTCAATTGAGAAGCCCCCTCCTCGCAGACGAGGAGGACAATTCCAACGAGGTTCCCGGAGAAGGCCCTCCAGAGCGGGCCGGTACTCTTGACGGTCGGCACGGAAAAAAGCGACAGGTCGATGCCGCCGCTCAGCCTGAACGAGCCTACCTCGCCGAGCGGGTTGACCATCGAAAGCTCCGGGAAGGCCGACTTCGTGTTCAGGCTGAAGCCCGGCAGGTCCCGGCAGTGCCTTATGAACTCAGCGACCACTGTCGCGGACGTGGAAAGGAGGAGTATCTTCCCGTGCCCCGCGCCTCCCGACACGTTCGCGATCTTTTCGCGGATGCTCAACACCTCGTCGGCGCTGAGGAACTCCCTCCTGGCCTCCGCCCCCTCGCCCTTTACCTCAGCCAGGATCCCCTTTGCCGCGAGGGCGGCAATCGTCTGGTATACCTCGTAATCCGGGAAGGCCGAGCGCTCGACTACGTCCCTGACCCTGGCGTTCGCCTTTACGAGCTGTACTACATCGTAGACTATGGGCTGCAGGCCCTTGGGCACGGACTCCGCGGCCGGGCTGAGCTTGAGAGCTGAATCGGGCGACGGGAGCTGGTTTTTTTTGCTGCGGTACTCGTCTACCTGCCTCATGCCCTCCATTAGGAGGTTGCCCGCGGAGGCCTTTATCCTCTTTGGAGCGGCCACCGCCTTGGGGATGAACTCGAACCTGCCCTCGGTCCAGTGGAACATCCTGAAGAGCGCCTTTTCGCGCTCGGCATTGTCGAGCGACGCGTTCAGTATGTCCCCCTCCTTTATGAACACGCTCCCGGTCCTTCCGTCTGAGGTGACCTTGAGCTCCCCTTCCTTCCTGTTGAGGTGCAGGAATTGCAGGAGGTCCGCGAGGGACATGTGGCTCAATGTGCCCTCTATCTCCTTCGACGCCTCGTCCCCGGCGGCAAGGAGCGACTGCCGCATCCTTGCGTACGTCTCCTCGAAGTTGAGCGGGCGCTTGAGGAAGATGTCCACCCCGGCCCTGAAGCCCCTTATCTCGGCCGCGGCATCGGACACGATTAGGAAAGGCACCCGCGAGGTGTGCGGGTTTTTCCTCAGCGTATGGAAGAGCCGCTCGCCGCCTATGACCGGGAGCGCGGTGTCGACGGCAATGAACGAGGGGCCCTCCTCTATGGCGAGCTCAAGGGCGCGCGCGCCGTCCGGCGCGACGACGGTCTCCATGCCCATGCCGGAGAGAAATGACGAAAGCGCGCCTGCCTCCTCCTTGTCCCTGAGGCCGATAAGGACCTTTGTCCTATTCACTTACCCGAGCTGCTCCTGTAGAGAGTATTCCTGCTGGAACTTGGTAATGAGCCCTTCCACCAGCCCGAAGTCGGAGGTATGGAAACAGGAGAAGGTCGCCCCCCAGTTCTCCTTGCAGACTATTGCGTATGCCGTCTCCTCGTTGAGGAAGAAGGTGAAGAAGGTCTCCCTTAGCCTCGGGTCGTCCAGGAGCAGCGGGAGCGCGTTCCTCACTTCCCAGATGCTGCCCTCTCCCTCGCCGACCAGGAAGACCCTGGTAGCGACCTGCCCGGCTGAGCCGAGGTTCTTGACTACAGGGAGCGACGCGGATAGGCTCTTCGCGGCGTAATACATTATGCCGCGCCTCGCGGGCTCCCTGGCGATCTCCCTGATTATGAGCTCGTTCACCTGGTCGAGGAAGAACTCCGAAAGGTCCTGGCCCGCGCCCGCATCGAAGCTCGAATACTCGTAATCCTTGAAGTTCCTGGAGGTAAGCTCCCCGAGTATCTCCCAGAAGAGCTTATTGCCGAAACCTTCCTTCTCCCAGACGGAGGCCCTTCTCTCCTCGGCCTTCCTGATAGCCGCGAGTGCAAGCTCGCCGAAAGCCCTTCCGTCCTTGGGAAATGTGGCCTGCGTTATTACGGCGTTCCGGCAATTAGCAAGCCCGTCAAGGGCCTTCAGAAGCTTCCTTGCCGTTACGGCCGCGCCGAAGTAGTCGGTCTCGGGCAGTATTATCATCACCCGGCCGCCGTCGTAGAGGCCGGCCACGTCGCAGTCCCTCGTTGCCGCAACAACGCGGGAGGCCAGCCCTTCGAGGAGGCCTGCGTCGGATTTGCCTTCGCCGAGGTCTATCAAGACGGCCGAGAACTGTGCGTTATACCTCTTGGCGCGCGCGGCCTCCAGGCGGCCGTATTCGCCGAGGAAGAAGCTGTCGTAAAACCGCTCTACATTCAGCCCCTTTGCAAGGGCTGGCCCGCTTTCCGTATTCAAAAGAGACTCCAGGGGGTAGGATTAAGGAACCGCTACATCTTGTATTTCCCGAAATCTCCCATCGGGATGTCCTCGAGCGATGCGGACGCGTCCTTCGCCTTTTCCTTGCCCTCGCCCTTGAGCTCCATGCTCCTGGACTTGTCGAGCACACCCGATTCGACGAAGATAGGGGCGTTTGTCCGGAGGGCCAGGGCTATCGCGTCGCTCGGCCTCGAATCGATGGTGAACTCCCCTGCCCTGCCGGTCATGTGTATGGTCGCGTAGTAGACGTTGTCCTTCAAGTCCGTCACCTCGACCTTCTCGACTGTCGCGCCCACCTGCTTCAGGACGTCCCTCAAGAGGTCGTGCGTCATGGGCCTCGTGAACTGCACCTTCTCGAGCTCGGAGGCGATGGCGCTCGCCTCCAGCACGCCTATCCAGACCGGGAGCGCGTTCTTCTCCTCGTCGTCCTTGAGTATCACTATGGGCACGTTGGTGAAGGGATCTATCGTAAGTCCGAAGACCTTCATCTTCAAGAACATGGCATACTCCTTCCTTGCTTGGGAGGCTGCGCGGGACCTTTTGCAGCCCGGTTGTGGCCCTTAAGGCCCTGGGACCTGTCAGCAGCCAGCCGCCCGGACCTCCCCCCGGAGCGAGTTCTGGTATGCTTCAGTTATGGTAACCTCGATAAGACTGCCTGGGTTGGCCTTAAGCCCCGCAGGCGCCGGGAAGTTCACTATCCTGTTGCACGAGGTCCTTCCGGAAAGCTCAGAGGCGTCTATTTTGCTCTCGCCCTCGACGAGCACATCCAACGTCCTTCCGAGCAGCGCCTTCATGCGTTCGCTCGTTAGATCCTTTTGTTCCTCCTGAAGGCGCTGAAGCCTTTCCGACCTCGCCTCCAGCGGTATCTGGTCCGGCAGGCCCGCCGCAGTCGTTCCGGGCCTCGGCGAGTACATGAAGGAGAATATGTTGTCGAACCGTACGGTCCGGAGAAGGCTCATCGTAGCCTCGTAGTCGGCCTCGCTCTCTCCCGGGAAGCCTACTATGATATCGGTCGTTATTGCCATCTCGGGATACAGCCTTTTCAATAACGATACCTTCGAGAGATACTCTTCGACCGAATAGCCCCGGCCCATTGCCGCGAGGACGCCGTCCGATCCGGACTGCACCGGAAGGTGCACATGGCGGCAGAGCTTGGGCTCTTCCCCGAAGAGATGGATAAGCTCGTCCGATATGTCCTTCGGGTGGGAGGTGATGAAGCGGACCCGTGAAAGCCCCTCAACCCGGCAGACCTTCCTGAGGAGCTCCGGGAAAGATATGTCGCCACCTCCGCCGGTCCCGTAGGAGTTGACGTTCTGGCCGAGTAGCGTTACCTCCTTTACGCCCTTTTCTACGAGCCCCTCTATTTCCCTCAATATGTCGGCGCTAAGCCTGCTTACCTCCCTGCCCCTCGTATAAGGGACTATGCAGTACGAGCAGAAATTGTTGCACCCCCGCATGATGCTTACGAAGGCCTTCTCCTCGAGCTCGACAGGCTCGATCCCGTATTCCTCCGGATTTATCTCCCCGGTCT encodes the following:
- a CDS encoding bifunctional nuclease family protein produces the protein MFLKMKVFGLTIDPFTNVPIVILKDDEEKNALPVWIGVLEASAIASELEKVQFTRPMTHDLLRDVLKQVGATVEKVEVTDLKDNVYYATIHMTGRAGEFTIDSRPSDAIALALRTNAPIFVESGVLDKSRSMELKGEGKEKAKDASASLEDIPMGDFGKYKM
- a CDS encoding DUF4388 domain-containing protein — encoded protein: MNRTKVLIGLRDKEEAGALSSFLSGMGMETVVAPDGARALELAIEEGPSFIAVDTALPVIGGERLFHTLRKNPHTSRVPFLIVSDAAAEIRGFRAGVDIFLKRPLNFEETYARMRQSLLAAGDEASKEIEGTLSHMSLADLLQFLHLNRKEGELKVTSDGRTGSVFIKEGDILNASLDNAEREKALFRMFHWTEGRFEFIPKAVAAPKRIKASAGNLLMEGMRQVDEYRSKKNQLPSPDSALKLSPAAESVPKGLQPIVYDVVQLVKANARVRDVVERSAFPDYEVYQTIAALAAKGILAEVKGEGAEARREFLSADEVLSIREKIANVSGGAGHGKILLLSTSATVVAEFIRHCRDLPGFSLNTKSAFPELSMVNPLGEVGSFRLSGGIDLSLFSVPTVKSTGPLWRAFSGNLVGIVLLVCEEGASQLKELLDAKRDILLKKRAPSVHVVMGVLDDAACRKGLGLSDAEPLYRLGKDGEETAARAFHSLFGSLLSEAKAV
- the miaB gene encoding tRNA (N6-isopentenyl adenosine(37)-C2)-methylthiotransferase MiaB, whose amino-acid sequence is MAEGLHGSEKLVFLETFGCQMNENDSERMLGLLKGLSYTRTKDPSEADLILINTCSIRDKAEQKVYSILGRFKSLKKERPGLVIGVAGCVAQQEGERLLKRAPHLDIVFGPHNVHKLRELLLQADTGRKVVLTEQTGEINPEEYGIEPVELEEKAFVSIMRGCNNFCSYCIVPYTRGREVSRLSADILREIEGLVEKGVKEVTLLGQNVNSYGTGGGGDISFPELLRKVCRVEGLSRVRFITSHPKDISDELIHLFGEEPKLCRHVHLPVQSGSDGVLAAMGRGYSVEEYLSKVSLLKRLYPEMAITTDIIVGFPGESEADYEATMSLLRTVRFDNIFSFMYSPRPGTTAAGLPDQIPLEARSERLQRLQEEQKDLTSERMKALLGRTLDVLVEGESKIDASELSGRTSCNRIVNFPAPAGLKANPGSLIEVTITEAYQNSLRGEVRAAGC